One stretch of Marinobacterium iners DNA includes these proteins:
- a CDS encoding MFS transporter: MNRHVWLLALCQALLNTGNVLLVSVNALIGLQLAPASEWITLPVAFQFIGLMLATIPASLIMQRIGRRNGFFLGNLIGFSGALLCLLALQQRSFVLFCTGTALLGVGIGFGMLYRFAAVEVCNKGYESRAISMVMVGGVVAAILGPNIAVYSRDFEIGADFSGAFAVLAGLYLLALVLLTQIRIPPMQQGTNGEVRSLRQILLQPRFLLAVIVGMTSYAVMNLLMTATPLAMDRCGYAFSSAANVIEWHVLGMYLPSFFTGQLIRRFGEVRLMLCGAIIMLVCIGINLHGVSEWHFWSALFLLGLGWNWMFICATSFLTRAYRPAEKARTQAANEFLVFGTVTFSALAAGWLESSLGWQAMNALMIPVVGFTLLAILLLEPLRRQQEVPQPAGVS; this comes from the coding sequence ATGAATCGCCATGTCTGGTTATTGGCACTCTGTCAGGCATTGTTGAACACCGGCAATGTGTTGCTGGTATCGGTCAACGCCCTGATCGGGCTGCAGCTCGCACCGGCCAGTGAGTGGATTACGCTGCCAGTGGCGTTTCAGTTCATAGGTCTGATGCTGGCGACCATTCCCGCTTCTCTGATCATGCAGCGTATCGGGCGGCGCAACGGCTTCTTTCTGGGCAACCTGATAGGCTTCAGCGGTGCTTTGCTCTGCCTGTTGGCGCTGCAACAGCGTTCGTTTGTGCTGTTCTGTACGGGTACTGCCCTCCTTGGGGTGGGCATCGGCTTCGGCATGTTGTATCGCTTTGCCGCCGTTGAAGTGTGCAACAAGGGCTATGAAAGTCGTGCCATTTCCATGGTAATGGTGGGTGGGGTGGTTGCGGCCATTCTGGGGCCCAATATTGCCGTTTACAGCCGTGACTTCGAGATCGGTGCCGATTTCAGCGGCGCCTTTGCCGTACTCGCCGGGCTGTATCTGCTGGCACTTGTTCTTCTGACGCAAATTCGAATTCCGCCGATGCAGCAGGGGACGAATGGCGAAGTAAGGTCGTTGCGGCAAATCCTGCTGCAGCCAAGGTTTTTGCTGGCGGTGATTGTGGGCATGACAAGTTATGCGGTTATGAACCTGCTGATGACAGCAACTCCGCTGGCGATGGATCGTTGTGGCTATGCCTTTTCCAGTGCAGCCAACGTCATTGAGTGGCATGTGTTGGGCATGTACCTGCCATCCTTCTTTACTGGCCAGCTTATTCGTCGTTTTGGCGAAGTGCGCCTTATGCTCTGTGGTGCGATCATCATGCTGGTGTGTATTGGCATCAACCTGCACGGTGTCAGCGAGTGGCACTTCTGGAGTGCGCTGTTCCTGCTGGGTCTGGGCTGGAACTGGATGTTCATCTGCGCAACCTCTTTCCTGACCAGGGCCTATCGGCCGGCTGAGAAGGCGCGGACTCAGGCCGCCAATGAATTTCTGGTATTCGGGACGGTCACCTTTTCGGCGCTGGCAGCTGGCTGGCTGGAGTCCAGCCTGGGCTGGCAGGCGATGAACGCCTTGATGATCCCGGTAGTGGGTTTTACCCTGTTGGCAATCCTGTTGCTGGAGCCCTTGCGTCGACAGCAGGAAGTTCCGCAACCAGCTGGAGTATCCTGA
- a CDS encoding response regulator, whose amino-acid sequence MNLDELLVLVIEPSRLQRHIIIDMLKDVGLREIEPFEEAGPALERMQHVVPDIVVSSMHLPDMTGTELVTRMRASAELTDVTFLLISSETHYRYLEPIRQAGSIAILPKPFRREELEVALRNTMHYIRDTQETEPLDNDELEDMQVLVVDDSVMSRKFVRRSMNAIGINNVIEAKDGAEALQIMKQQRFDLVISDYNMPNIDGLELVEHIRHYSDQPTVPVMMITSEQNQSRLAAVQSAGVSAICNKPLNYDMLKQLVRQLVAVN is encoded by the coding sequence ATGAACCTCGATGAACTTCTGGTACTGGTAATTGAGCCCTCACGACTTCAACGGCATATCATCATCGACATGCTCAAAGACGTCGGGCTACGTGAGATTGAGCCATTTGAAGAGGCCGGTCCCGCGCTTGAGCGGATGCAACATGTAGTGCCGGATATCGTTGTCTCTTCCATGCACCTGCCGGACATGACCGGCACTGAGCTGGTAACCCGCATGCGTGCCAGCGCCGAGCTGACCGACGTGACCTTCCTGTTGATCTCTTCGGAAACCCACTACCGCTATCTGGAGCCGATTCGCCAAGCCGGCTCCATCGCCATCCTGCCGAAGCCGTTTCGGCGTGAAGAACTGGAAGTGGCCCTGCGCAACACCATGCATTATATACGCGATACTCAGGAAACCGAACCGCTGGATAATGATGAGCTGGAAGACATGCAGGTGCTGGTGGTGGATGACAGTGTCATGTCACGCAAGTTTGTCCGCCGCAGCATGAACGCCATCGGGATCAATAATGTCATTGAAGCCAAAGATGGGGCCGAAGCACTGCAGATAATGAAACAGCAGCGCTTTGATTTGGTGATCTCTGACTACAACATGCCGAATATTGATGGTCTGGAGCTGGTAGAGCATATTCGCCACTACAGCGATCAGCCGACTGTTCCGGTGATGATGATCACCTCTGAGCAGAATCAAAGCCGTTTGGCTGCTGTTCAAAGTGCCGGGGTTTCTGCCATTTGCAACAAACCGCTCAACTACGACATGCTCAAGCAGCTGGTGCGTCAGCTGGTAGCGGTGAACTGA
- a CDS encoding methyl-accepting chemotaxis protein, giving the protein MSLYTAIEKAAFNTLTKKIVGNVIFLLLPHLVLILVGIYYAAELRQLLHSLDLNETQLGAIESSLIALMFATGTTVTLALLAGIFTIFFMRHLFLRPIREITSVLRAIKEEDGDISATLPEYTHDEISEMAAAYNEFSASLKRMIAESQRRSVSVALCATRLQKVVIQAHASAERQEGQAQLVFQSSQESTQAIDEIAQSTLTISEQNNSNMQEVHGSSEELKRVQEQVKAVCDLAVGFQQTVDKLSENSGNITSILSMVKDFSDQTNLLALNASIEAARAGEAGRGFAVVADEVRNLSQKVSAATQQIDKNISEMAGLVESTRSSAHNILEYVENTDQFIVSTNEQFARMVHDFEEVNAQLTGISAAIDELSHTNRESHSHVREITELSGGIRDEMAQSRTYSEELEISTEETQELLSRFIIGYGGFERMIQTGKHWAQETVDAMQRLQAEGVNLFDHNYRCTNKGQKPEKFDCSYTNRFEQALQPLFDRFITERPEFIYAITVDKNGYAPAHHSKVSKPLTGNFEVDNLQSRNRRIFNGNRAEKRRASHTSPFLLQTFVRDTGEVLNDLSIPIYLNGQHWGALIMGFNPEQLLRDTEEKTVN; this is encoded by the coding sequence ATGAGTCTCTATACAGCTATTGAGAAGGCCGCTTTCAATACATTGACCAAAAAAATTGTGGGCAATGTCATCTTCCTGCTGTTACCCCATCTGGTTCTGATTCTGGTTGGCATCTATTACGCTGCAGAGCTGCGCCAGCTGCTGCACAGTCTCGATCTGAATGAAACCCAGCTTGGCGCGATCGAAAGCAGTCTTATTGCCTTGATGTTTGCGACCGGTACCACTGTAACGCTGGCGCTGCTGGCGGGCATCTTCACCATCTTTTTCATGCGCCATCTGTTTCTGCGCCCGATTCGTGAAATTACGTCGGTGCTGCGTGCAATCAAGGAGGAAGATGGTGATATTTCAGCCACCTTGCCGGAATACACCCATGATGAAATTTCCGAAATGGCGGCGGCCTACAACGAGTTTTCGGCCAGTCTTAAACGGATGATCGCCGAGAGTCAGCGCCGCTCAGTGAGCGTAGCGCTCTGCGCAACGCGACTGCAGAAGGTGGTGATTCAGGCGCATGCTTCGGCGGAGCGTCAGGAGGGACAGGCCCAGCTGGTATTTCAGTCCAGTCAGGAGTCGACCCAGGCGATTGACGAGATCGCCCAGAGCACACTCACCATCAGTGAACAGAACAACAGCAACATGCAGGAAGTGCATGGCTCCAGCGAAGAGCTCAAACGGGTTCAGGAGCAGGTCAAAGCGGTGTGCGATCTGGCGGTTGGGTTCCAGCAAACGGTGGACAAGCTCAGCGAGAACTCTGGCAATATCACCAGTATTCTGTCCATGGTGAAGGACTTTTCCGATCAGACCAACCTGCTGGCCTTGAACGCATCCATTGAGGCCGCCCGTGCGGGCGAGGCGGGGCGTGGTTTTGCTGTCGTGGCAGATGAGGTGCGCAACCTTTCACAGAAGGTCAGTGCCGCTACCCAGCAGATTGACAAAAACATCAGTGAAATGGCGGGTCTGGTCGAGAGCACTCGCAGCAGTGCCCACAATATTCTGGAGTACGTCGAGAACACGGATCAGTTCATTGTCAGTACCAATGAACAATTTGCCCGCATGGTACATGACTTCGAAGAGGTTAACGCACAGCTGACCGGTATCAGTGCCGCCATTGATGAACTGTCACACACCAACCGGGAATCGCATAGTCATGTGCGTGAGATTACCGAGCTGTCCGGTGGCATCCGTGATGAAATGGCGCAATCGCGCACCTATTCTGAAGAGCTGGAAATCTCGACGGAAGAAACCCAGGAGCTGCTGTCACGTTTCATTATCGGCTATGGTGGTTTTGAGCGCATGATTCAGACCGGCAAGCACTGGGCACAGGAAACCGTTGACGCGATGCAGAGGCTGCAGGCCGAAGGCGTGAATCTGTTCGATCACAACTACCGCTGTACCAACAAGGGGCAGAAGCCTGAGAAGTTCGACTGCAGCTACACCAACCGCTTTGAGCAGGCGCTGCAGCCTTTGTTTGACCGTTTTATCACCGAGCGACCCGAGTTTATCTATGCCATTACGGTGGACAAGAATGGTTATGCGCCGGCACACCACTCCAAGGTTTCGAAGCCTCTAACCGGGAATTTTGAGGTTGATAACCTGCAAAGCCGCAATCGGCGCATTTTCAATGGCAACCGTGCCGAGAAGCGCCGGGCTTCTCACACTTCACCGTTCCTGCTGCAGACCTTTGTACGTGATACCGGTGAGGTGCTGAATGATTTGTCGATTCCGATCTACCTTAATGGTCAGCACTGGGGGGCACTGATCATGGGCTTTAACCCTGAGCAGTTGTTGCGGGATACGGAAGAGAAAACGGTGAACTGA
- a CDS encoding M48 family metallopeptidase, with product MTHAYQLIRSRKRKTLGIRIRDAEIQVRAPAGVSRDEIDRFVLSRNDWINRHLSHQREQLSRYQIQISQGGRVMLDGRWLALEWQRAARNEVRQLPEQLKLTLSARVRREECEAVRALLQQWFRAEAEARLIPRCQELAQITGLIPASISIGSWRARWGQCSSKGEVGLNWRLLQLEPRLQDYVILHELCHLQQMNHGPRFHALLAHHCPAHIQLRAELAQYTVCLNW from the coding sequence ATGACACACGCTTACCAGCTGATCCGCAGCCGCAAGCGTAAAACCTTGGGCATTCGCATCCGTGATGCCGAAATTCAGGTGCGTGCTCCAGCCGGTGTCAGTCGAGATGAAATTGATCGATTTGTACTCAGTCGCAATGACTGGATCAACCGTCACTTGAGTCATCAGCGGGAGCAGCTCAGCCGGTATCAGATCCAGATTAGTCAGGGTGGTCGTGTAATGTTGGATGGACGCTGGTTGGCACTGGAGTGGCAGAGAGCCGCCCGAAACGAAGTGCGTCAGTTGCCGGAACAATTAAAACTGACCCTCTCGGCTCGGGTGCGCCGTGAAGAGTGTGAGGCCGTGCGAGCTCTGCTGCAGCAGTGGTTTCGGGCCGAGGCTGAAGCGCGTTTGATCCCGCGCTGTCAGGAATTGGCCCAGATAACCGGATTGATACCGGCGAGCATTAGCATCGGCAGCTGGCGAGCACGCTGGGGACAGTGCTCCTCAAAAGGTGAAGTTGGTCTGAACTGGCGGTTGTTGCAGCTAGAGCCCAGGCTTCAGGATTACGTCATTCTGCATGAGTTGTGTCACCTGCAACAGATGAACCATGGTCCGCGTTTTCATGCTCTGCTGGCGCATCATTGCCCCGCACACATTCAATTAAGAGCTGAGTTGGCTCAATATACTGTCTGTTTGAACTGGTAG
- a CDS encoding transglutaminaseTgpA domain-containing protein: protein MRHVQISRSAVILQLVTFVAVLLPHLNWLPIWTTLLALAMVGARLMIHTGRWPFPHWLIKLALIGAGTLGLIFSFGGNAGPEAMVALLVLGLALKLIEIYHRRDALILLFVALFVLATAFLFHESVWVAAYVLLVVWLLLAALCAIHQRPGRTQWLPPFKRAFGLLLPALPLMLVLFLLFPRLEPFWSVEISSPRATTGLSDSMSPGDVSDLALSDALAFRVSFDGNQPPAPAQRYWRALVLSQFDGRSWRQASPGQLSRLREEKLIAKAEPQGYEIVMEPSGMPWLMALDLPLAQAQGQRMTPFRTLVNNAPLERRTQYRLESVQDYRLQPLLTQQEQQHYLQLPQVGNDRSRALARQWQQDSNGEPELFIRQLMNHFNRDFEYTLTPGVLGRDGIDQFLFQTRRGYCEHFAGASTFLLRSAGIPARVVTGYQGGEWNTYENYLQLRQYDAHAWTEVWLEGAGWIRLDPTAAVAPERIESSTEQFFQQRGDTSFSGGRGFRLQADWARQLQLRYEAFNFAWHRWVLNYQSQQTDLLKDWLGGLDYWRMILALMLPATAVVAAVMGWQLRQRLRAGRKDPFERRLQRLQAVLGQQFEPRQPCQSLTGWLRVLATQWPEQQGRLEQLARLDERQRYARDSDQQLRQQMLPLVDQLLRAARER, encoded by the coding sequence ATGAGGCACGTCCAGATAAGTCGAAGTGCGGTGATTCTGCAGCTGGTGACATTTGTTGCTGTGCTGCTGCCCCATCTGAACTGGTTGCCAATCTGGACCACCCTGTTGGCTCTGGCCATGGTAGGTGCACGACTGATGATCCATACCGGTCGCTGGCCATTTCCCCACTGGCTGATCAAGCTGGCACTGATTGGTGCAGGTACGCTTGGATTGATTTTCAGTTTTGGTGGCAATGCGGGTCCTGAAGCGATGGTCGCACTGCTGGTTTTGGGACTGGCACTTAAACTGATCGAGATCTATCACCGCCGTGATGCGCTGATTCTGCTGTTTGTGGCCCTGTTTGTACTGGCGACGGCGTTTCTGTTTCATGAAAGTGTCTGGGTCGCCGCGTACGTATTGCTGGTGGTCTGGCTGTTGCTGGCCGCCCTGTGTGCAATTCACCAGCGACCGGGACGCACGCAATGGCTGCCACCCTTCAAACGCGCCTTTGGGTTGCTGCTGCCGGCCCTGCCGCTGATGTTGGTACTGTTCCTGCTGTTCCCGCGGCTGGAGCCTTTCTGGTCAGTGGAGATCAGTTCTCCGCGTGCGACCACCGGCTTGTCAGACAGCATGAGCCCTGGTGATGTAAGTGACCTGGCGCTGTCAGATGCGCTGGCGTTCAGAGTGAGTTTTGATGGCAATCAACCACCTGCTCCGGCTCAGCGTTACTGGCGAGCGCTGGTACTGAGCCAATTTGATGGACGAAGCTGGCGTCAGGCCTCGCCGGGTCAGCTCAGCCGTTTGCGAGAAGAAAAGTTGATTGCCAAGGCCGAGCCGCAGGGGTATGAAATCGTAATGGAGCCCAGTGGCATGCCCTGGCTGATGGCGCTGGACTTGCCGTTGGCTCAGGCACAGGGGCAACGGATGACGCCGTTCAGAACGCTGGTGAACAACGCTCCTCTGGAGCGGCGCACCCAATATCGGCTTGAATCGGTGCAGGATTATCGGCTCCAGCCTCTGCTGACACAGCAGGAACAGCAACATTACCTGCAGTTGCCGCAAGTGGGTAATGACCGCAGCAGGGCGCTGGCAAGACAATGGCAACAGGACAGCAATGGCGAGCCTGAGCTGTTTATTCGTCAATTGATGAATCATTTCAATCGTGATTTTGAATACACCCTGACCCCCGGGGTATTGGGGCGTGACGGTATCGATCAGTTCCTGTTTCAGACACGTCGCGGCTACTGTGAGCACTTCGCTGGCGCCAGTACCTTTCTGCTGCGCTCAGCCGGGATTCCGGCGAGGGTGGTTACAGGCTACCAGGGTGGTGAGTGGAACACATACGAGAACTACCTGCAGCTGCGTCAGTACGATGCCCATGCCTGGACCGAGGTGTGGCTGGAAGGGGCGGGATGGATACGGCTTGACCCGACCGCTGCTGTTGCACCGGAGCGAATTGAATCTTCAACGGAACAATTTTTTCAGCAGCGTGGCGATACCTCGTTTAGCGGCGGGCGTGGTTTCAGGCTGCAGGCCGATTGGGCTCGCCAGCTGCAGTTGCGCTACGAAGCCTTCAATTTTGCCTGGCATCGCTGGGTGTTGAACTACCAGAGTCAGCAAACGGATCTGCTCAAGGACTGGTTGGGTGGACTGGACTACTGGCGCATGATTCTGGCTCTGATGCTGCCGGCTACCGCCGTTGTGGCAGCCGTTATGGGCTGGCAATTGCGTCAACGCCTCAGAGCGGGTCGCAAGGATCCCTTCGAACGCAGGTTGCAACGGTTACAGGCCGTGCTGGGGCAGCAGTTTGAACCGCGTCAGCCCTGTCAGTCCCTGACAGGCTGGCTCAGGGTTCTGGCTACTCAATGGCCAGAGCAACAGGGCAGGCTGGAGCAACTGGCCAGGCTGGACGAACGGCAGCGCTATGCTCGTGACAGCGATCAACAGCTGCGCCAACAAATGTTGCCGCTGGTTGATCAGTTGCTGCGCGCAGCGCGGGAGCGGTGA
- a CDS encoding DUF58 domain-containing protein: MVDTLRSRLQGRVRRWALKRYPRSRSVTLTQKRIFILPTRAGAGFMLLLLMLLIMGVNYENNLIYAITFLAAGVFLVSCLHTYSNLAGIKLQALRGNSCFAGEQAGFELELDHQAGRQPEQIRLQFEQGSPLLIDLEHRGQRLELFCAAPERGWLDPGGLKLETCFPLGLFRAWTWVSLELQALVYPKPLGGELPAPEGGGQSGETGLQKRDGTDDFTGLEQFQPGMSLRQIDWKSYARGLGLQAKQFGSQQNPDIWLDLEACPGNLEQRLSRLTYWVLELSRREQRFGLRLGALELLPEQGDNHRYEALKRLALYGRGGRA; this comes from the coding sequence TTGGTTGACACACTGCGATCACGGCTACAGGGACGTGTTCGACGCTGGGCGCTGAAGCGCTACCCGCGCAGTCGCAGTGTAACACTGACCCAAAAGCGCATTTTCATTCTGCCTACCCGCGCCGGCGCCGGTTTCATGTTGCTGCTGCTTATGTTGTTGATAATGGGCGTCAACTACGAAAACAACCTGATCTATGCCATCACCTTTCTGGCAGCCGGGGTATTTCTGGTCTCCTGCCTGCATACTTACAGCAACCTGGCCGGCATAAAGTTGCAGGCACTTCGTGGCAACAGCTGTTTTGCAGGTGAGCAGGCCGGTTTCGAACTTGAACTGGATCATCAGGCTGGGCGGCAGCCTGAGCAGATACGATTGCAGTTTGAGCAGGGCAGCCCTCTTTTGATTGATCTGGAGCACAGAGGTCAGCGTCTGGAGCTTTTCTGTGCTGCACCTGAGCGAGGCTGGTTGGATCCCGGTGGCTTGAAGCTGGAAACCTGTTTCCCGCTGGGATTGTTCAGAGCCTGGACCTGGGTCAGCCTGGAGCTGCAGGCACTGGTTTATCCCAAGCCTCTTGGGGGAGAGCTTCCGGCTCCTGAAGGCGGCGGCCAGTCGGGCGAAACCGGCTTGCAAAAGCGGGATGGCACAGATGATTTCACAGGTCTTGAACAGTTTCAGCCAGGGATGTCGCTGCGTCAGATTGACTGGAAAAGCTATGCCCGCGGGCTGGGTCTTCAGGCCAAGCAGTTTGGAAGTCAGCAGAACCCGGATATCTGGCTGGACCTTGAAGCTTGTCCGGGAAACCTTGAGCAGCGTCTGTCGCGCTTGACCTACTGGGTGCTGGAACTGTCCAGACGAGAGCAGCGCTTCGGACTCAGGCTGGGAGCCCTGGAGCTGCTCCCCGAGCAGGGTGATAATCATCGCTATGAAGCTTTGAAGCGACTTGCGCTGTATGGTCGTGGAGGTCGAGCATGA
- a CDS encoding AAA family ATPase — MRHKVENALSTLGQVLLGKDEQLRLALTCLLAEGHLLIEDLPGMGKTTLAHALARVLGLDDKRIQFTSDMLPADILGVSVFEPGKGSFRFHPGPVFTQLLLADEINRSTPKTQSALLEAMEEGQVSIEGERYPLPEPFFVIATQNPSTQYGTFPLPESQLDRFLMRIALGYPAPDVERRLLTGGDTRQHLGGLSQCLTPAELSLAQAACRDVHASSSLIDYVQRLLQYTRDAPGFSYGVSPRGGLALLRCARCWAWLDGRDHLVPEDVQAVLEAVVGHRVRAAEDVAGHESRRLVSELMAEVDVLG; from the coding sequence TTGCGACACAAGGTGGAAAATGCACTGAGCACGCTGGGACAGGTGTTGTTGGGCAAGGATGAGCAACTGCGCCTGGCATTGACCTGCTTGCTGGCAGAGGGGCACTTACTGATCGAAGACCTGCCCGGTATGGGCAAAACGACTCTGGCGCATGCCCTGGCGCGCGTGTTGGGGCTGGACGACAAGCGAATTCAGTTCACCAGCGACATGCTGCCGGCCGACATCCTCGGTGTGAGTGTTTTTGAACCCGGCAAGGGCAGCTTCCGCTTCCATCCTGGCCCGGTTTTCACCCAGCTTCTGCTGGCGGACGAGATCAACCGCAGCACCCCCAAAACCCAGTCTGCACTGCTGGAGGCGATGGAAGAGGGGCAGGTCAGTATTGAGGGTGAACGTTATCCGCTGCCTGAGCCTTTTTTTGTCATCGCGACCCAGAATCCATCTACCCAGTATGGCACCTTTCCACTGCCCGAGTCCCAGCTTGATCGGTTTCTGATGCGTATTGCCCTGGGTTATCCAGCCCCGGATGTTGAACGGCGCCTGCTGACGGGCGGGGATACTCGCCAGCATTTGGGGGGACTGTCACAATGCTTGACGCCAGCTGAGTTGTCACTGGCTCAGGCGGCGTGCCGTGATGTACATGCCTCTTCCAGCTTGATTGACTACGTGCAGCGTCTGTTGCAGTACACCCGTGATGCGCCCGGCTTCAGTTATGGGGTTTCACCGCGCGGTGGGCTGGCTCTGTTGCGCTGCGCGCGCTGCTGGGCCTGGCTGGATGGGCGAGATCACCTGGTGCCGGAAGATGTTCAGGCGGTACTCGAAGCGGTGGTCGGTCATCGCGTGCGGGCAGCAGAGGATGTGGCGGGTCATGAAAGCCGTCGGCTGGTGTCAGAGCTGATGGCGGAGGTGGATGTTCTTGGTTGA
- a CDS encoding NAD(P)/FAD-dependent oxidoreductase, whose translation MAIIGAGLAGALVAEGLHRFGAQVTVFDKSRGTGGRLAAARLGELSMDLGAPGLNPSQRSALAALLPGASMPPLSHWQPIAVDFNLKPEAAKQLWMAQPRSSGLTRALLNGIELNTRVRIARIGFSDEAGYVLEDDTGTAQGQFDRVVIATPAPQAVSLLECEPALQRAVRTVEMEPCWMLLLQLEQRPDRLAQVEWLEGEHSLLQRLWRDGSKPGRSGETWAVEARADWSRRHVGDTPERVQAELLQAFSALCMQPAKPVQSRIHRWLYAHARQPVLSSFCSDDARVLVCGDWVAGGGIDGAIASARQLLERIRS comes from the coding sequence GTGGCAATTATAGGTGCGGGGCTTGCCGGTGCGCTGGTGGCTGAAGGACTGCATCGCTTTGGAGCGCAGGTAACCGTTTTTGATAAAAGCCGGGGTACCGGTGGTCGTCTGGCAGCCGCGAGGTTGGGTGAGCTGAGCATGGATCTGGGAGCGCCCGGGCTTAACCCATCTCAACGCAGCGCGCTGGCGGCGCTGTTGCCGGGAGCATCAATGCCACCCCTGTCCCACTGGCAACCCATTGCTGTGGATTTCAATCTGAAGCCTGAGGCGGCTAAACAGCTTTGGATGGCCCAGCCACGCAGCAGTGGTCTTACCCGCGCCCTGTTGAACGGGATTGAGCTCAATACCCGTGTCCGTATTGCTCGGATCGGGTTTTCGGATGAAGCGGGGTACGTTCTGGAAGATGATACCGGTACCGCTCAAGGTCAATTCGACAGAGTCGTAATCGCCACACCGGCCCCTCAGGCAGTATCTCTGCTTGAGTGTGAGCCTGCGCTGCAGCGGGCCGTTCGAACAGTGGAGATGGAACCTTGTTGGATGTTATTGCTGCAGCTTGAGCAGAGACCTGATCGGCTGGCACAGGTAGAATGGCTGGAGGGGGAGCATTCCTTGCTGCAAAGGCTCTGGCGCGATGGCAGCAAGCCCGGCCGCAGTGGCGAAACCTGGGCGGTTGAGGCCAGAGCTGACTGGAGCAGGCGTCATGTTGGTGATACGCCCGAGCGGGTTCAGGCTGAATTGTTACAGGCGTTTTCGGCGTTGTGCATGCAGCCGGCTAAACCGGTCCAGAGCCGTATTCATCGCTGGCTTTATGCCCATGCCAGACAGCCGGTGCTGTCATCATTCTGCAGTGATGATGCCCGTGTACTGGTTTGTGGTGACTGGGTGGCTGGTGGCGGCATCGACGGCGCCATCGCGAGTGCTCGTCAACTGTTGGAGCGGATCCGTTCCTGA
- a CDS encoding FKBP-type peptidyl-prolyl cis-trans isomerase, translating into MQIADKSVVSIHYTLTNAEGNVLDSSNGQEPLAYLHGASNIIPGLENALLGKAVGDSLQVTVEPEEGYGPMREELVQDVDRSAFAGIDDVQVGMQFMAQTPWGEQPVTVVKVEGENITLDGNHPLAGQTLSFDVEVVEVREASEEELEHGHVHGAGGHQH; encoded by the coding sequence ATGCAGATCGCTGACAAATCCGTTGTATCCATTCACTACACTCTGACCAATGCAGAAGGCAACGTGCTGGACAGCTCCAATGGCCAAGAGCCACTTGCCTACCTGCACGGCGCCAGCAACATCATCCCGGGACTGGAAAACGCCCTGCTCGGCAAGGCCGTGGGTGACAGCCTGCAGGTAACCGTTGAGCCTGAAGAAGGCTATGGTCCTATGCGCGAAGAGCTGGTTCAGGACGTTGATCGCAGCGCCTTTGCCGGTATCGATGATGTACAGGTGGGCATGCAGTTCATGGCTCAGACCCCTTGGGGTGAACAGCCCGTGACTGTGGTTAAGGTTGAAGGCGAGAACATCACGCTGGATGGCAACCACCCGCTGGCAGGCCAGACGTTGAGCTTTGACGTAGAAGTTGTTGAAGTACGTGAAGCATCTGAAGAAGAACTTGAGCACGGTCACGTTCACGGTGCCGGTGGACACCAGCACTGA